The following proteins are encoded in a genomic region of Thioclava nitratireducens:
- a CDS encoding right-handed parallel beta-helix repeat-containing protein, translated as MHVSEHLRCLGLSCGLALALTAPAAAQQAVSASVSNVRLALTQLAAGAGVEIDTELLGDTPGGGSAIYLNQGDVTLAMLDDLLADSGHPDALIRKDDRFVASMPIVVLKGASLSLSEGDRLDLSRREGSYLISFGALDVDHATIAAGPDVHPDIAGFRPFVAALGPQSLSLKDATLTGLGYGDRAYSAGLFLGGRGLLSFGSPAAMTGNSFTDLRGVVLQDLDGVNLTDTEIADARGSGLMLRDIDGGTITDLTVRDTGGEQALHLSGVSDMRLVNVALDGGQGKGMRVDDNSRALQLRDVAVRGFDGSGATMAQGATCVLFDRIEVSGNKGAGFAERGAGTTIFKESRFADNRGPGLMIDRQRPETRVLITDSRFAGNRMGIRATGLADLRLHDNDFTDQRPRLLSGDLDALTSDFLRASADGGAGDLSVSGVRALDPAPLRRDAARAAFDTCSGEGAT; from the coding sequence ATGCACGTGAGTGAACACCTGCGTTGCCTTGGCCTGTCCTGCGGGCTGGCGCTGGCGCTCACCGCGCCGGCGGCTGCTCAGCAGGCGGTCAGCGCGTCGGTGTCCAACGTGCGCCTGGCGCTGACCCAGCTTGCCGCCGGTGCCGGGGTCGAAATCGACACGGAGCTTCTGGGCGATACGCCGGGCGGCGGCTCGGCGATCTACCTCAACCAGGGCGATGTGACCTTGGCCATGCTCGACGACCTGCTGGCGGATTCCGGCCATCCCGATGCGCTGATCCGCAAGGATGACCGGTTTGTGGCCTCGATGCCCATCGTGGTGCTGAAAGGCGCGTCGCTTTCGCTGTCCGAGGGCGATCGGCTGGACCTTTCGCGTCGCGAGGGCAGCTACCTGATCTCTTTCGGCGCGCTCGACGTCGATCACGCCACCATCGCCGCGGGCCCCGACGTGCATCCCGATATTGCGGGGTTCCGTCCCTTTGTCGCAGCACTCGGACCGCAGAGCCTGTCGCTGAAAGATGCCACGCTGACCGGCCTCGGCTATGGCGACCGGGCCTATAGCGCCGGGCTGTTTCTCGGCGGGCGCGGGTTGCTCAGTTTCGGCAGCCCGGCCGCGATGACCGGGAACAGTTTCACTGATCTGCGCGGCGTCGTCCTGCAGGATCTCGACGGGGTGAACCTCACCGATACCGAGATTGCCGACGCGCGGGGCAGCGGCCTGATGCTGCGCGATATCGACGGGGGCACGATCACCGATCTGACCGTCCGCGATACCGGGGGCGAGCAGGCGCTGCACCTTTCGGGCGTCTCCGACATGCGGCTCGTCAATGTCGCGCTCGATGGCGGGCAGGGCAAGGGCATGCGCGTGGATGACAACAGCCGCGCGCTTCAGCTTCGCGATGTCGCCGTGCGGGGCTTCGACGGTTCCGGCGCGACGATGGCGCAAGGCGCGACCTGCGTTCTCTTCGACCGGATCGAGGTCTCGGGAAATAAAGGCGCCGGCTTCGCCGAGCGCGGTGCGGGCACGACGATCTTCAAAGAGAGCCGGTTTGCCGACAATAGAGGCCCCGGACTGATGATAGACCGCCAGCGCCCCGAAACGCGGGTGCTTATCACCGACAGCCGCTTTGCGGGCAACCGGATGGGCATCCGCGCGACCGGCCTTGCCGACCTGCGCCTGCATGACAACGATTTTACGGATCAGCGCCCCCGGCTTCTGTCGGGCGATCTCGACGCGCTGACGTCCGATTTCCTGCGCGCGAGCGCTGATGGCGGCGCGGGGGATCTCAGCGTCTCCGGCGTGCGCGCGCTCGATCCCGCACCTCTGCGCCGTGATGCCGCGCGCGCAGCTTTTGACACCTGTTCCGGAGAGGGCGCTACCTGA
- a CDS encoding mannose-1-phosphate guanylyltransferase, whose amino-acid sequence MNSVVNPVVLSGGMGTRLWPMSRVAQPKQFQSIDGNGGPTFLQSTVARHLDDDFADPLLVAAASEEGLVRDQLAEIGVTGRFLGEPMGRNTGPAVLAAALTLAEEDPEALLLVLPSDHKIEGDMNTVVKQMREGAQQGRIVLFGVVPKYAETGFGYISGGALVDGQEGLHEVTSFIEKPELEKAQRLVASGDTFWASGISLMRADVLIEEFEKYDPATLAAVLAALDGAKKTETGLCLDGAHFAEAANEPTERLIFERSDRVAVAPVEVDWDDVGAWTAIHSISPKGEDGNVSTGQALTLDCRNSLIRAGDKLVTVIGMEDVIVVDTPDALLVTNHSNAQKVKDAVAELKAQNRSEVARHPEVATEDIGQGGEAFPAVSRLTLDAGETATFRGPTPGGKLLAVSSGRGHWKNGGPTHACSQGHSINVSPGSSVEVWNTGDGALSLYEIDLSEDEAEETSKGTRDARE is encoded by the coding sequence ATGAATAGTGTCGTTAATCCCGTAGTTCTGTCTGGAGGGATGGGGACCCGCTTGTGGCCGATGTCCCGCGTCGCCCAGCCCAAGCAATTCCAGTCCATCGACGGCAATGGCGGTCCGACGTTCCTGCAAAGCACCGTGGCGCGCCATCTCGATGACGATTTCGCTGACCCGTTGCTGGTCGCCGCCGCCTCCGAGGAGGGTCTTGTGCGCGATCAGCTCGCCGAGATCGGCGTCACCGGGCGCTTTCTGGGGGAGCCGATGGGCCGCAATACCGGCCCCGCGGTTCTCGCCGCTGCCCTGACGCTGGCGGAAGAGGATCCCGAGGCGCTGCTTCTGGTCCTGCCGTCCGATCACAAGATCGAAGGCGACATGAACACGGTGGTAAAGCAGATGCGCGAGGGCGCGCAGCAGGGCCGGATCGTGCTGTTCGGCGTGGTGCCGAAATATGCCGAGACCGGGTTCGGCTATATCTCCGGCGGCGCGCTGGTCGATGGCCAGGAAGGCCTCCACGAGGTCACCAGTTTCATCGAGAAGCCCGAATTGGAGAAAGCCCAACGGCTCGTCGCATCGGGCGACACGTTCTGGGCGTCGGGCATCAGCCTGATGCGCGCTGACGTCCTGATCGAGGAATTCGAGAAATACGACCCGGCGACGCTGGCCGCCGTTCTGGCCGCGCTCGACGGCGCGAAAAAGACCGAAACCGGCCTGTGCCTCGACGGCGCGCATTTCGCCGAGGCCGCGAACGAGCCGACCGAACGGCTGATCTTCGAACGCTCCGACCGCGTCGCCGTCGCTCCCGTCGAGGTCGACTGGGACGACGTGGGGGCCTGGACCGCGATCCATTCGATCAGCCCCAAGGGCGAAGACGGCAACGTTTCGACCGGACAGGCCCTGACCCTCGACTGCCGCAACTCGCTGATCCGCGCGGGCGACAAGCTGGTCACCGTGATCGGCATGGAGGACGTGATCGTCGTCGACACGCCCGACGCGCTCCTCGTGACCAATCACAGCAACGCCCAGAAGGTGAAAGACGCCGTCGCCGAGCTCAAGGCCCAGAACCGCAGCGAAGTGGCGCGCCATCCCGAGGTCGCAACCGAAGATATCGGGCAGGGCGGCGAGGCCTTCCCCGCCGTGTCGCGTCTCACCCTCGACGCGGGCGAGACCGCGACTTTCCGCGGGCCGACCCCGGGTGGAAAGCTGCTCGCTGTGTCGAGCGGTCGCGGCCACTGGAAGAACGGCGGGCCGACCCATGCCTGCAGCCAGGGTCATAGCATCAACGTAAGCCCCGGCTCGTCGGTCGAGGTCTGGAACACCGGCGACGGGGCGCTGAGCCTTTACGAAATCGACCTCTCGGAAGACGAGGCCGAAGAGACATCGAAGGGAACGCGCGATGCACGTGAGTGA
- a CDS encoding HlyD family efflux transporter periplasmic adaptor subunit, which yields MTHAPDTSPAPLSAGNEHPLIDIPFSAVIDGRRYAGDGLSLTEAQVSGLIDRRIDGTEKIVHLIFDFPGFQVALVPTARVMVEGDNSSVLVFTEPTGDHSPQLRQILNDYISGDLTSSGGLIRSGSLAQPKGGTGAAPKPGFRKRLRSAFGTLVVLALSVALIALAVSLMQARLFTTDIAAPGRVVAQGQTIRATADGQISFINPDAGPGDVLFALDTVDGETLSIAMPSKGTVHPISVAEGSTVLAGEPLFEISAPDAPLVIEARLPQELLFEVQQTGGVNVTLPDGTEFRATLGDGFRAPGAVGSDGLVRANLVPSIDLSPDEAGQVAALSVSRDAFGVDWGSLSRDALGEARAFTRSIKAIGDQS from the coding sequence ATGACACACGCCCCCGACACTTCACCGGCGCCGCTTTCGGCCGGAAACGAACACCCGTTGATCGATATCCCGTTTTCCGCGGTCATCGACGGACGGCGCTACGCAGGCGACGGTCTGTCGCTGACCGAGGCGCAGGTCTCGGGCCTGATAGACCGCCGGATCGACGGCACGGAAAAGATCGTCCACCTGATCTTCGACTTTCCCGGCTTTCAGGTGGCGCTCGTGCCGACCGCGCGGGTCATGGTGGAAGGCGACAATTCCAGCGTACTGGTCTTCACCGAGCCGACGGGCGATCACTCGCCGCAGCTGCGGCAAATCCTGAATGACTATATCTCGGGTGACCTGACCAGCTCCGGCGGGCTGATCCGCAGCGGATCGCTCGCGCAACCCAAGGGCGGCACCGGAGCGGCGCCGAAGCCCGGGTTCCGCAAGCGGCTGCGCAGCGCGTTCGGCACGCTCGTCGTGCTTGCCCTGAGCGTCGCGCTCATCGCGCTGGCCGTCAGCCTGATGCAGGCGCGTCTGTTCACGACCGATATCGCCGCCCCGGGCCGCGTGGTCGCGCAGGGCCAGACGATCCGGGCGACCGCCGACGGTCAGATCAGCTTCATCAACCCCGATGCCGGTCCGGGCGATGTGCTCTTCGCGCTCGACACGGTGGACGGGGAGACGCTTTCGATCGCCATGCCGAGCAAAGGCACCGTCCATCCGATTTCCGTGGCCGAGGGCAGCACCGTTCTTGCTGGCGAGCCGCTCTTCGAGATCTCCGCTCCGGATGCGCCGCTGGTCATCGAGGCGCGCCTGCCGCAGGAGCTTTTGTTCGAAGTGCAGCAGACCGGCGGCGTCAACGTGACCCTGCCTGACGGGACCGAATTCCGTGCGACCCTCGGCGACGGGTTCCGCGCGCCGGGTGCTGTCGGCTCCGACGGGCTGGTGCGCGCCAATCTCGTCCCATCGATCGACCTTTCGCCCGACGAGGCGGGGCAGGTCGCCGCGCTCAGCGTCAGCCGCGATGCCTTCGGGGTCGATTGGGGCAGCCTTTCCCGCGACGCGCTCGGAGAAGCGCGCGCCTTTACCCGTAGTATCAAAGCAATTGGAGACCAGTCATGA
- a CDS encoding glycosyltransferase, with protein sequence MLGHLIYIAAFVALGLAVRDTSLAAADSAIVVLGVIGLWRYGWAALNFLRATAYVRVLYPRRRARAEAAYARRPVPAHAYFMVTTYKIEPGVTSRVYSSIFEAARRSPGGATIVASVVDGADLRVLRDLFEARRHDMPQVRFIIDQIPGTGKRDAIARSLRLMQREAPRRDDIMLFVDGDSAVPADIVERSAPFFTDERVGALTTDESVEIPDDWLFRNWFDLRFMQRQMMMSSMAFGGRVLTLTGRMSVFRADLAVDPSFIRQVQSDHIDHWRLGRINFLTGDDKSTWFWLLSRGYRMTYLPDVRCVSYEEQPMPGFVESAVALMKRWFGNMLRTNGRAVALGPSRIGFFTWWSILDQRVSIWTTLFGPISIALTALFATPAVIPAYIAWVMFTRYVFCWMLSTFRGGGFPIIYAPLLYFGQILGASVKSSALFRLDRQKWTRQAAKKAAARMPLGARLRSATSTYMQVLALGWLTLAAALSTGLL encoded by the coding sequence ATGCTGGGTCATCTCATTTATATCGCGGCTTTCGTCGCATTGGGCCTTGCCGTGCGCGACACCAGCCTGGCTGCCGCCGATAGTGCCATCGTGGTGCTCGGGGTGATCGGCCTGTGGCGGTATGGATGGGCGGCACTGAACTTCCTGCGCGCGACCGCCTATGTCCGGGTGCTCTATCCCCGGCGCCGCGCGCGGGCCGAGGCCGCCTATGCGCGCCGCCCCGTTCCGGCGCACGCGTATTTCATGGTCACGACCTACAAGATCGAGCCGGGCGTCACGAGCCGCGTCTACAGCTCGATCTTCGAGGCGGCCCGCCGCTCGCCCGGCGGCGCGACCATCGTCGCCTCGGTGGTGGATGGCGCCGACCTCAGGGTGCTGCGCGATCTCTTCGAGGCGCGCAGGCACGACATGCCGCAGGTGCGCTTCATCATCGACCAGATCCCGGGAACCGGGAAGCGCGACGCCATCGCCCGCTCGCTGCGGCTGATGCAGCGCGAGGCCCCGCGACGCGACGACATCATGTTGTTCGTCGACGGCGACAGCGCCGTGCCAGCAGACATCGTCGAGCGCTCCGCGCCCTTCTTCACCGACGAACGGGTCGGGGCGCTGACCACCGACGAATCCGTCGAGATCCCGGATGACTGGCTGTTCCGGAACTGGTTCGATCTGCGCTTCATGCAGCGTCAGATGATGATGTCCTCGATGGCGTTCGGCGGCCGGGTGCTGACGCTGACGGGCCGGATGTCCGTCTTCCGCGCCGACCTGGCGGTGGACCCGAGCTTCATCCGACAGGTTCAATCGGACCATATCGATCACTGGCGGCTCGGTCGGATCAACTTCCTGACCGGCGACGACAAATCGACCTGGTTCTGGCTGCTGAGCCGCGGCTACCGGATGACCTATCTGCCCGACGTGCGCTGCGTCTCCTACGAGGAGCAGCCGATGCCGGGCTTCGTCGAAAGCGCCGTGGCGCTGATGAAGCGGTGGTTCGGCAACATGCTGCGCACCAATGGCCGCGCGGTGGCGCTGGGCCCGTCGCGGATCGGGTTCTTCACCTGGTGGTCGATCCTCGACCAGCGCGTGTCGATCTGGACGACGCTGTTCGGGCCGATCTCGATCGCGCTGACCGCGCTCTTCGCGACGCCCGCGGTGATCCCCGCCTACATCGCCTGGGTGATGTTCACCCGCTACGTCTTCTGCTGGATGCTCTCGACCTTCCGGGGCGGCGGCTTCCCGATCATCTACGCGCCGCTGCTCTACTTCGGCCAGATTCTCGGCGCGTCGGTCAAGAGCTCGGCCCTGTTCCGTCTCGACCGGCAGAAATGGACGCGCCAGGCCGCCAAGAAAGCCGCGGCGCGCATGCCTCTCGGAGCGCGGCTGCGCTCGGCCACTTCCACTTACATGCAGGTCCTTGCGCTGGGGTGGCTAACCCTCGCCGCGGCGCTCTCGACCGGACTTCTCTAA
- a CDS encoding nucleotide sugar dehydrogenase: MAKISVFGIGYVGVVSAACLARDGHEVIAVDLDESKVDGLNAGRAPIVEKGLDELVAEMAASGRLRATTDAAEAVAKTDASFVCVGTPSAPDGSVGLTFVVSVCQDIGKAIANKSDRHTVIMRSTIVPGTMEEICIPTLERASGKLAARDFGVGYFPEFLRESTAIEDYADPGLIVFGSLDAQTEQVLTEINQDLPCEMNKVDIRTAEMVKYTSNSWRAAKISFANEIGNIAKANDLDGQKVMAVLCSDTKVAMSPAFLRPGFAFGGSCLPKDVRALKAVGETSGVATPLLNAILEANEAQIERAEAMVRSASKKTVGLVGVSFKSGTDDLRESPLADLAARLIESGQDVRIYDPYVATAFANDPGAAGRGNAVVPDLFERMEDDLDRLIEDSEVIVVGNKYPEVTARLKETLGNRRVVDLGRIDPNLVSDAGYQGICW; encoded by the coding sequence ATGGCAAAGATCAGTGTTTTCGGGATCGGCTACGTGGGCGTCGTGTCAGCGGCTTGCCTTGCTCGTGACGGCCACGAAGTGATTGCGGTCGATCTCGACGAGAGCAAGGTCGATGGACTGAATGCGGGCCGCGCGCCCATCGTTGAAAAAGGGCTCGACGAGCTGGTGGCCGAGATGGCTGCGAGCGGTCGGCTCAGGGCCACGACCGACGCGGCGGAGGCCGTCGCGAAGACCGACGCCTCCTTCGTCTGCGTGGGCACGCCTTCGGCGCCCGACGGCTCGGTCGGTCTGACCTTCGTGGTCTCCGTCTGTCAGGACATCGGCAAGGCGATCGCCAACAAGTCAGACCGCCACACGGTCATCATGCGCTCGACCATCGTCCCCGGCACCATGGAAGAGATCTGCATTCCCACGCTCGAACGCGCCTCCGGCAAGCTCGCAGCGCGCGATTTCGGCGTCGGCTACTTTCCGGAATTCCTGCGCGAAAGCACCGCGATCGAGGATTATGCCGATCCCGGCCTGATCGTGTTCGGAAGCCTCGACGCGCAGACCGAACAGGTCCTGACCGAGATCAACCAGGATCTTCCCTGCGAGATGAACAAGGTCGATATTCGCACCGCCGAGATGGTGAAATACACATCGAACAGCTGGCGCGCGGCGAAGATCAGCTTTGCCAACGAGATCGGCAACATCGCCAAGGCCAACGACCTCGACGGTCAGAAGGTGATGGCGGTCCTGTGCAGCGACACCAAGGTCGCCATGTCGCCGGCCTTCCTGCGTCCCGGCTTCGCCTTCGGCGGCTCCTGCCTGCCCAAGGACGTGCGCGCACTCAAGGCGGTGGGCGAGACATCGGGCGTCGCGACGCCGCTTCTGAACGCCATTCTCGAGGCGAACGAGGCGCAGATAGAGCGCGCCGAGGCCATGGTGCGCTCCGCCTCGAAGAAGACCGTCGGTCTCGTCGGCGTCAGCTTCAAGTCGGGCACCGACGATCTGCGTGAAAGCCCGCTGGCCGATCTGGCCGCGCGGCTGATCGAAAGCGGTCAGGACGTGCGCATCTACGATCCCTATGTCGCCACCGCCTTCGCCAACGATCCCGGCGCCGCCGGCCGCGGCAACGCCGTCGTGCCCGACCTCTTCGAACGGATGGAAGACGATCTGGACCGTCTGATCGAAGACAGCGAGGTCATCGTCGTGGGCAACAAGTATCCCGAGGTGACCGCCCGTCTGAAGGAGACGCTGGGCAACCGCCGCGTGGTGGATCTCGGCCGCATCGACCCGAACCTCGTCAGCGACGCTGGCTATCAGGGCATCTGCTGGTAA
- a CDS encoding response regulator transcription factor, whose product MRSVSPIRIGVADQSPIFASAVLDLAASTFDDTGTHGDALSATDIERLRDPDWDVLLIDPQFTPNLEELVPQMLAACPSLALIAVASQPTKELVSFCMRIGFSSVVAKSISGPALMRVIRVTLAGGSLVDRGLSRSAEGEMPGPTEGKALTEREEYVLRLWAKGYSNSDIADQIGLSRKTVDSHRARGMNKLGLADRPALIRMASARGWLV is encoded by the coding sequence ATGCGAAGCGTTAGTCCGATCCGGATCGGCGTGGCCGACCAAAGTCCGATTTTCGCGTCAGCGGTGCTCGACCTCGCGGCGTCGACATTCGACGACACGGGGACGCATGGCGACGCGCTTTCTGCCACCGACATAGAACGCCTGCGCGATCCCGACTGGGATGTTCTCCTTATCGATCCGCAGTTTACTCCGAACCTTGAAGAACTGGTCCCGCAGATGCTGGCCGCCTGTCCCTCGCTGGCGCTGATCGCCGTTGCGTCGCAGCCGACAAAGGAGCTTGTCAGCTTCTGCATGCGGATCGGCTTCAGCTCCGTCGTGGCGAAATCGATCTCGGGCCCCGCGCTGATGCGGGTGATCCGCGTCACCCTTGCGGGCGGAAGCCTGGTCGACCGCGGTCTTTCGCGCTCCGCCGAGGGCGAGATGCCGGGTCCCACCGAGGGCAAGGCGCTGACCGAGCGCGAGGAATATGTGCTGCGGCTCTGGGCCAAAGGCTATTCCAACAGCGATATCGCGGACCAGATCGGCCTCAGCCGAAAGACCGTCGACAGCCACCGCGCGCGTGGCATGAACAAGCTTGGCCTCGCGGACCGGCCCGCGCTGATCCGGATGGCGAGCGCGCGGGGCTGGCTCGTCTGA
- a CDS encoding response regulator transcription factor: protein MANFTNATETPRVLFIDDNAILADAVERSFAADGSIAVVSECKDVPSALTSKDVPMETCDVVVFDPSQTSADPAETLSAVREAAGPVAAIAYLPETALEIARQCLQSDYDGVVSRSGNIEMLIDAVFSVSMGSLYVDGCYAEARSDSSAPILVGTEALTSREREVVRGLVEGKSCRAIGNDLLISGKTVETHKYRALSKMGLTCARELETFARRNAWAV from the coding sequence ATGGCCAACTTCACGAACGCAACCGAAACCCCCCGTGTTCTGTTCATCGACGACAACGCCATTCTCGCGGATGCTGTGGAGCGGAGCTTCGCTGCGGATGGAAGCATCGCGGTTGTCAGCGAATGCAAAGATGTGCCCTCCGCATTGACCTCGAAGGACGTCCCGATGGAGACCTGCGACGTGGTCGTGTTCGACCCGAGCCAGACCTCTGCGGACCCTGCCGAGACCCTGAGCGCCGTCCGCGAGGCCGCCGGTCCGGTCGCCGCAATCGCCTACCTGCCGGAAACTGCACTCGAGATCGCGCGCCAGTGTCTCCAGTCGGATTACGACGGCGTCGTCTCCCGCAGCGGCAATATCGAAATGCTCATCGACGCGGTTTTCTCGGTCTCCATGGGAAGTCTGTATGTCGACGGGTGCTATGCCGAAGCGCGCAGCGATTCCAGCGCGCCCATTCTGGTCGGCACCGAAGCCCTCACCAGCCGGGAGCGGGAGGTCGTGCGCGGGCTCGTCGAGGGCAAGAGCTGTCGCGCCATCGGAAACGACCTTCTGATCAGCGGCAAGACCGTCGAGACGCATAAGTACCGCGCCCTATCAAAGATGGGTCTCACATGCGCGCGCGAACTCGAAACCTTTGCGCGGCGCAACGCCTGGGCGGTGTAA
- a CDS encoding universal stress protein, with protein MARQTKLILCPINLRHAQVEHHAYMEAVEMARRRQAKLIVATIAPEIERNLNIYNSDTYWGQQLRKFVNDNPASGVPEIEMVVRKGAVHRQIVKLADERKVDLIVMEAANPKVKDYLLGTTASHVVTHAECSVYVVRS; from the coding sequence ATGGCACGCCAGACAAAGCTCATCCTCTGCCCCATCAACCTGCGCCACGCTCAGGTCGAACATCATGCCTACATGGAAGCCGTCGAGATGGCGCGGCGGCGCCAAGCCAAGCTGATCGTCGCGACGATCGCGCCCGAGATCGAGCGTAATCTCAACATCTACAACTCCGATACCTATTGGGGCCAGCAGCTGCGCAAGTTCGTCAACGACAACCCCGCCAGCGGGGTGCCCGAGATCGAGATGGTCGTGCGCAAGGGCGCCGTGCATCGTCAGATCGTCAAGCTGGCAGACGAGCGCAAGGTGGACCTCATCGTGATGGAAGCCGCCAACCCGAAGGTGAAGGACTATCTGCTGGGCACCACGGCGTCGCATGTCGTGACCCATGCAGAGTGCTCGGTCTACGTCGTGCGCAGCTAA
- a CDS encoding quaternary amine ABC transporter ATP-binding protein produces the protein MTKEIKVSIRHLYKIFGSDPQAALEDVKAGMGKPELLEKRNHVLGLSDINVDMKEGEITVIMGLSGSGKSTLIRHLNRLIEPTAGEVLVNGENILDYNEAQLRKLRRERMSMVFQKFALLPHRTVAENTAMALATRGFPASDYVAEAEKWLDRVGLGGYGDHHPHQLSGGMQQRVGIARALASNSDIMLMDEAFSALDPLIRTDMQDLLLELQAELHKTIIFITHDLDEALKLADHLVILNDGRVVQQGEPQEILLNPADPYIEDFVADINRARVLRVRSVMERGAPEGEMSGDIDGNDNLESVIAKAEGALDRRYRVMMGGEPVGSLTMPSIMRALVPAQSSGETAKR, from the coding sequence ATGACCAAGGAAATCAAGGTCTCGATCCGACATCTCTACAAGATCTTCGGGTCGGATCCGCAAGCGGCGCTGGAAGACGTGAAGGCAGGCATGGGCAAGCCGGAACTGCTCGAGAAGCGCAACCACGTGCTCGGGCTCAGCGACATCAACGTGGACATGAAAGAGGGTGAGATCACCGTCATCATGGGGCTTTCGGGCTCGGGTAAATCCACGCTGATCCGGCACCTCAACCGGCTCATCGAGCCGACCGCGGGGGAAGTTCTCGTCAATGGCGAGAACATCCTCGACTATAACGAGGCGCAGCTGCGCAAACTGCGGCGCGAGCGGATGTCGATGGTGTTCCAGAAATTCGCCCTTCTGCCCCACCGCACGGTGGCGGAGAATACGGCGATGGCGCTGGCCACCCGCGGCTTCCCGGCCTCGGACTATGTCGCGGAAGCCGAGAAATGGCTCGACCGTGTCGGGCTCGGGGGCTACGGGGACCACCACCCGCACCAGCTCTCGGGCGGGATGCAGCAGCGCGTGGGGATCGCCCGGGCGCTGGCGTCGAACTCGGACATCATGCTGATGGACGAAGCTTTCTCGGCGCTCGATCCGCTGATCCGGACCGACATGCAGGATCTGCTGCTCGAGCTTCAGGCCGAGCTGCACAAGACCATCATCTTCATCACCCACGATCTGGACGAGGCGCTCAAGCTCGCCGATCACCTGGTGATCCTGAATGACGGTCGGGTGGTCCAGCAGGGCGAACCGCAGGAGATCCTCCTCAACCCGGCGGATCCCTACATCGAGGACTTCGTGGCCGACATCAACCGCGCCCGCGTGCTGCGCGTGCGCTCGGTGATGGAGCGTGGCGCGCCGGAAGGCGAAATGTCGGGCGATATCGACGGCAACGACAACCTCGAGAGCGTCATCGCCAAGGCGGAAGGGGCGCTCGACCGCCGCTACCGCGTGATGATGGGGGGCGAGCCGGTGGGCAGCCTCACCATGCCCTCGATCATGCGCGCGCTGGTGCCCGCGCAATCCTCGGGCGAAACCGCCAAGAGGTAA
- a CDS encoding ABC transporter permease has product MAAYENFFNAVGLKDWCSAGGDGGGGMTSMADLIAQTDGTTTQGPSLWNWPFPSLDALNKACAAIPPSRDVTQGLEDGFLAIRGGLRAVVDPLTQPLSWALRDMLWIMTNTPWWLMVPILMLITWLVTRSWRLVVFVLVSIAFLAFINHYDAAMQTLAIIFVCAFICVLFGVPIGIAMSRSDRLQRTVIPILDMLQTLPPFVYLIPLIFLFSVTEPKLYGIAIILYAIVPVVRLTDLGIRLVDPDVIEAADAFGMTKRQKLFGVQIPLALPNIMAGVNQTIMMSLAMVVIASLVSAPGLGVLVLRGIRSLELGVGLVAGFGIVIIAILLDRVTKASLARIDTSKSGK; this is encoded by the coding sequence ATGGCAGCTTACGAGAATTTCTTTAACGCCGTGGGGCTGAAGGACTGGTGCTCGGCTGGCGGTGACGGTGGCGGCGGCATGACGTCGATGGCCGACCTGATCGCACAGACCGACGGCACCACGACGCAAGGCCCCTCCCTGTGGAACTGGCCCTTTCCCTCGCTCGACGCCCTCAACAAGGCCTGCGCGGCGATCCCGCCCTCGCGCGACGTGACGCAGGGCCTCGAAGACGGATTTCTCGCGATCCGTGGCGGTCTGCGTGCCGTCGTCGACCCGCTGACACAGCCGCTGAGCTGGGCGCTGCGCGACATGCTCTGGATCATGACCAACACGCCGTGGTGGCTGATGGTGCCGATCCTGATGCTGATCACCTGGCTGGTAACGCGGTCCTGGAGACTTGTGGTCTTCGTGCTGGTCTCGATCGCCTTCCTCGCCTTCATCAACCATTACGACGCGGCGATGCAGACGCTGGCGATCATCTTCGTCTGTGCGTTCATATGCGTTCTCTTCGGCGTGCCCATAGGTATCGCGATGTCGCGGAGCGACAGGCTCCAGCGCACCGTGATCCCGATCCTCGACATGCTGCAGACGCTGCCGCCCTTCGTCTACCTGATCCCGCTGATCTTCCTGTTCTCGGTGACCGAGCCGAAGCTCTACGGTATCGCGATCATCCTCTACGCGATCGTGCCCGTGGTGCGCCTGACCGATCTCGGCATCCGACTGGTCGATCCCGACGTGATCGAGGCAGCCGACGCCTTCGGCATGACCAAGCGCCAGAAGCTGTTCGGCGTGCAGATCCCGCTCGCGCTGCCCAACATCATGGCCGGCGTGAACCAGACGATCATGATGAGCCTCGCCATGGTGGTAATCGCTTCGCTCGTCTCGGCCCCGGGTCTGGGCGTGCTTGTGCTGCGCGGTATCCGGTCGCTCGAACTGGGTGTTGGTCTCGTGGCGGGCTTCGGCATCGTGATCATCGCGATCCTGCTCGACCGCGTGACGAAAGCCTCGCTGGCGCGGATCGACACCAGCAAGAGCGGCAAGTGA